The Opitutales bacterium ASA1 genome window below encodes:
- a CDS encoding glycosyltransferase family 4 protein produces the protein MGAVTTQSPAGPRVLYLFTRFPHLSETFLQREFRAMLSLGVSVQAYSLHRGGGTFEGVEVRRFVKWRLLHLFWAAPLACLRTPEVLVETARRLFTTWPRDWMNMWENLYGAGVGVLLARELRVREVDHVHAVWASLPATAAWMVSLLGGVRFSVGAHAYDLFEYGGDWLLAEKCARAVFVHTSTEAGLRRLVEVGVPAERIALVRRGLDRLPAERVAVRAEGPIRVVCVARLVEKKGLLRQIGIYRDLVRRGVDLRVRLVGDGPLRGRLAVAIRHAGLEGVVEMAGALENEAVWRELAAADVLVHTGVVSRTGDRDGLPNVVPEAMAAGAIVITAPAAGVEEAVAHRRTGLVCPLEDLDAWEAAFRLVAAAPGAAAELRSAARAWVEQHFDARRNAALLLARFGRGDPESDLASGRGAVSRDDAVV, from the coding sequence ATGGGCGCCGTAACCACGCAGTCTCCCGCAGGCCCGCGCGTGCTCTACCTCTTCACGCGGTTTCCGCACCTGTCCGAGACCTTCTTGCAACGCGAGTTCCGCGCGATGCTTTCGCTCGGCGTCTCGGTACAGGCGTACTCTCTGCATCGGGGCGGTGGGACCTTCGAGGGTGTCGAGGTGCGACGCTTCGTGAAGTGGCGATTGTTGCACCTGTTCTGGGCCGCGCCGCTCGCTTGTTTGCGAACGCCGGAGGTGCTGGTGGAAACGGCGCGGCGATTGTTCACGACTTGGCCGCGCGACTGGATGAACATGTGGGAGAACCTCTACGGCGCGGGAGTGGGCGTTCTCTTGGCGCGCGAGTTGCGTGTCCGCGAGGTCGATCACGTGCACGCGGTCTGGGCCTCGCTGCCGGCGACTGCGGCATGGATGGTCTCGCTCCTCGGCGGGGTGCGCTTCAGCGTCGGGGCGCACGCGTATGATCTTTTCGAATACGGGGGCGATTGGTTGCTGGCGGAGAAGTGCGCGCGAGCGGTTTTCGTGCACACCTCGACCGAGGCGGGCCTTCGTCGCTTGGTGGAGGTCGGCGTGCCTGCCGAACGCATCGCGCTGGTGCGACGGGGGCTCGATCGGCTGCCGGCGGAGCGTGTGGCGGTTCGGGCGGAGGGGCCGATCCGCGTGGTCTGCGTCGCGCGCTTGGTGGAGAAGAAGGGCCTGTTGCGGCAGATCGGGATCTACCGGGACCTCGTGCGGCGCGGGGTGGATTTGCGGGTGAGGTTGGTGGGCGACGGTCCGTTGCGTGGGAGGCTGGCGGTGGCGATCCGGCACGCGGGTCTGGAAGGCGTGGTCGAGATGGCGGGCGCGCTGGAGAACGAGGCCGTGTGGAGGGAACTCGCGGCGGCGGATGTGCTCGTGCACACGGGGGTGGTTTCCCGCACGGGTGACCGTGACGGGTTGCCCAACGTCGTGCCCGAGGCGATGGCAGCCGGAGCTATCGTGATCACCGCCCCGGCTGCGGGTGTGGAGGAAGCCGTTGCACACCGGCGCACGGGACTGGTGTGCCCCTTGGAGGATCTCGATGCGTGGGAGGCGGCGTTTCGCCTCGTCGCCGCAGCTCCGGGGGCGGCCGCGGAATTGCGGTCGGCGGCGCGTGCGTGGGTGGAGCAACACTTCGACGCACGCAGAAACGCGGCGCTCCTGCTCGCGCGATTCGGACGGGGTGATCCGGAATCGGATTTGGCATCCGGCCGCGGCGCGGTATCTCGGGACGATGCTGTGGTTTGA
- the pimB gene encoding GDP-mannose-dependent alpha-(1-6)-phosphatidylinositol monomannoside mannosyltransferase: MNASPEDLPLTIITHEFFPTKGGIATFVEEIALASHQLGRTVEVWAPQGRSNQERAFPFPVRRVPLRGTQDLACQVRMASEMIRHRRVLRRGAVYLPEPGPLLAMTYLQFFKAFKPARLLLTFHGSEVQSFSSRPAARVMVGRLVQIADRISTPSLFVKRLVGQRFPAALAKTVVTRGAPRSAFLAVEPAPIKTSDKIVVLAVGRLHPRKGQLLLLEALDSLPHEITRRVEFWIVGRGRRGDYEARLRRRAAEAGVPVVFLGNIDDDDLQHIYRRADIFAMTSVNHGHSLEGFGLAYMEASAFGLPVVAHDVGGVSEAVIDGKTGLLVEPGNVGALAAALAKLIGDRALRERLGSAGAAWARNHSWRESARALMDGIEDQPAPIAESSLVLSPS; this comes from the coding sequence ATGAACGCGTCACCCGAAGATCTTCCACTCACCATCATCACGCATGAGTTTTTCCCCACGAAGGGGGGCATAGCCACCTTCGTCGAGGAGATCGCCTTGGCCAGCCACCAGCTCGGCCGGACGGTCGAAGTCTGGGCGCCACAAGGGCGTTCCAATCAAGAACGGGCGTTTCCGTTTCCGGTGCGACGCGTGCCGCTTCGCGGAACGCAAGACCTCGCCTGCCAAGTACGCATGGCGAGTGAAATGATCCGACATCGCCGCGTCCTGCGTCGAGGCGCGGTCTATCTCCCCGAACCGGGTCCGCTTCTCGCAATGACCTACCTGCAGTTCTTCAAGGCGTTCAAGCCCGCGAGACTCCTGCTCACGTTTCACGGCTCCGAGGTTCAGAGCTTCTCTTCTCGACCTGCCGCCCGCGTCATGGTCGGGCGACTGGTGCAGATCGCCGACCGCATTTCGACTCCGTCGCTGTTCGTCAAGCGACTGGTCGGCCAGCGTTTCCCGGCCGCCCTCGCTAAAACGGTGGTGACACGCGGAGCGCCACGTTCGGCGTTTCTCGCCGTCGAACCTGCACCGATCAAGACGAGCGACAAGATCGTGGTGCTCGCCGTCGGGCGCCTGCATCCCCGCAAGGGCCAATTGCTTCTCTTGGAGGCGCTCGACTCCCTCCCGCACGAGATCACTCGCCGTGTCGAGTTTTGGATCGTCGGTCGCGGAAGGCGCGGCGACTACGAAGCCCGTCTGCGTCGGCGCGCTGCGGAAGCCGGCGTCCCCGTCGTATTCCTCGGCAACATCGACGACGACGACCTGCAACACATCTATCGACGCGCAGACATCTTCGCGATGACGAGCGTCAACCACGGACACAGTCTGGAGGGCTTCGGCTTGGCCTACATGGAAGCCTCGGCCTTCGGATTGCCCGTAGTCGCGCACGACGTCGGTGGCGTGTCCGAGGCCGTGATCGACGGAAAGACCGGTTTGCTCGTGGAGCCCGGCAACGTGGGCGCACTTGCGGCGGCGCTCGCAAAATTGATCGGCGACAGAGCCTTACGCGAGAGGCTGGGCTCTGCCGGTGCGGCTTGGGCACGCAACCACAGTTGGCGCGAGTCGGCCAGGGCTCTGATGGACGGGATCGAAGATCAACCCGCCCCGATCGCGGAGTCTTCGCTCGTACTCAGTCCGAGCTGA
- the fabB_1 gene encoding beta-ketoacyl-ACP synthase I, which produces MASRRVFITGLGLITSIGNDKAAVVESLRELRHGIVAYPPFNVAESPVRVLATVKDFEVDSLDFEDWRAPARYRIRREALRSLAPHGVYAWCAMQQCIEDSGLAETLMSHERTGLYAASGGSPALLHQSMDRMNRSGVMRCSPTGIVASIAGTLNFNLVAGFKILGASCGFSSACASSGHALGFAYDEIALGRQDRMFVVGGEDCNRESCLPFAAMRALSVQTDPAVASRPFDADRDGFVGTGGAVVALLESEESMRARGATAYCEFLGWGQGSDGHSVAMSHPDGAGLRVAMRRALAAAGVDASEVDYINAHATSTPIGDVSELRAIRAVFSDSAARPRVSSTKALTGHGLSLASVMEAAFCALAMREGFTPGSAHIRRLDPAAEGLAILRETLNEGPRIAMSNSSGFGGANVSLVFRSVDR; this is translated from the coding sequence ATGGCTTCTCGGAGAGTTTTCATCACCGGTCTCGGACTGATCACGAGCATCGGAAACGACAAGGCCGCGGTGGTCGAGAGTCTGCGCGAACTCCGGCACGGGATCGTCGCGTATCCACCTTTCAACGTCGCCGAGAGTCCGGTCCGGGTGCTTGCGACGGTGAAAGACTTCGAGGTCGATTCTCTCGATTTCGAGGACTGGCGGGCACCTGCACGCTACCGGATCCGCCGCGAGGCCTTGCGCAGTCTGGCTCCGCACGGGGTGTACGCGTGGTGTGCGATGCAGCAATGCATCGAAGACTCCGGGCTCGCCGAGACCTTGATGTCGCACGAGCGCACCGGCTTGTATGCGGCTTCCGGCGGTTCGCCTGCGCTGCTTCATCAATCGATGGATCGGATGAACCGGAGCGGCGTCATGCGCTGCTCGCCGACCGGGATCGTCGCGTCGATCGCGGGCACGTTGAACTTCAATCTCGTGGCCGGCTTCAAGATCCTCGGGGCGTCGTGCGGATTTTCCTCCGCGTGCGCATCGTCGGGTCACGCGTTGGGTTTCGCATACGACGAGATCGCCCTCGGGCGGCAGGACCGGATGTTCGTAGTGGGCGGTGAGGACTGCAATCGGGAGAGCTGTCTGCCCTTCGCGGCGATGCGGGCATTGTCGGTGCAGACGGATCCCGCCGTGGCGTCGCGACCGTTCGACGCCGATCGGGACGGATTCGTGGGTACCGGTGGTGCAGTCGTCGCGCTGCTCGAGAGCGAAGAATCGATGCGCGCGCGCGGTGCCACGGCGTACTGCGAGTTTCTCGGCTGGGGGCAGGGGTCGGACGGTCACAGCGTTGCCATGTCGCATCCGGACGGCGCAGGTCTGCGGGTCGCCATGCGTCGGGCACTGGCAGCCGCAGGGGTCGATGCGTCCGAGGTCGACTACATCAACGCGCACGCGACTTCGACGCCCATCGGCGATGTGAGCGAGTTGCGGGCGATTCGCGCGGTTTTCAGCGACAGCGCGGCGCGTCCTCGGGTCAGCAGCACCAAGGCGCTGACCGGACACGGGCTCTCGCTCGCGAGCGTGATGGAGGCGGCGTTCTGTGCGTTGGCGATGCGCGAGGGATTCACTCCCGGTTCGGCGCACATTCGCCGGCTCGATCCCGCGGCCGAGGGCCTGGCGATTTTGCGGGAGACGTTGAACGAAGGGCCGAGGATCGCGATGTCCAACAGCAGTGGCTTCGGAGGCGCGAACGTGTCTCTCGTCTTCCGGAGCGTCGATCGGTGA
- a CDS encoding glycosyltransferase family 2 protein, translating to MQVAAAEVELQDLFVQPTAVGAPETVTLSIVVPLYRSADTLARLLDALGALEVEGGHEIVLVHDGSPDDTLSRCRALIPLVRVPVTLIDLSRNFGEHNAVLAGLRVARGRAVVTMDDDLQNPPSEVMVLVRRLLADDLDCVYGVYREKRHSLFRNFGSRLTNWMSRFVLEKPRDLYLSSFRCMSAFLAAEVARHEGPFPYIDGLILQATRRIGSVEVEHAARASGESGYTLRKLLRLWTSMFVNFSVMPLRAATVLGFVLGSVGAGLFAVVLHEYFTTGASVRGWGSLMAAIAVFSGAQLVMLGLIGEYVGRLFLTTSRKPQSVVRGIERCRGSSPRVGEETVSVRRERLSVGAGRRG from the coding sequence TTGCAGGTTGCGGCGGCCGAGGTCGAGCTACAGGATCTCTTCGTGCAACCCACTGCCGTAGGCGCACCGGAGACGGTGACGCTCTCAATCGTCGTACCCTTGTACCGAAGTGCCGACACGCTCGCGCGTCTGCTCGACGCTCTCGGCGCGCTGGAGGTGGAAGGTGGCCACGAGATCGTGCTCGTGCACGACGGTAGTCCGGACGACACGTTGAGTCGTTGCCGAGCACTGATTCCGTTGGTGCGCGTGCCGGTGACCCTGATCGACTTGTCGCGCAACTTCGGCGAGCACAATGCGGTGTTGGCCGGCTTGCGGGTGGCACGTGGACGCGCGGTGGTCACGATGGACGACGATCTGCAGAACCCGCCCTCGGAGGTAATGGTATTGGTGCGGCGACTCCTCGCCGACGATCTCGACTGCGTCTACGGGGTGTACCGCGAGAAGAGGCATTCGCTGTTTCGCAACTTCGGCAGTCGTTTGACCAACTGGATGAGTCGCTTCGTGCTGGAGAAGCCTCGGGACCTGTATTTGAGCAGTTTTCGATGCATGTCGGCGTTTCTCGCCGCCGAGGTGGCACGACACGAGGGGCCGTTTCCCTACATCGACGGCTTGATCCTGCAAGCCACGCGGCGCATCGGAAGCGTGGAGGTCGAGCACGCCGCGCGGGCGTCGGGAGAAAGTGGATACACACTGCGGAAGCTCCTGCGCTTGTGGACGAGCATGTTCGTCAACTTCTCCGTCATGCCGTTGCGGGCGGCGACGGTCTTGGGGTTTGTGCTCGGGTCGGTGGGGGCTGGGCTGTTCGCCGTCGTCTTGCACGAGTACTTCACGACGGGTGCTTCGGTGCGGGGATGGGGGTCGTTGATGGCCGCGATCGCCGTGTTTTCCGGGGCGCAACTCGTGATGTTGGGGCTCATCGGCGAGTACGTGGGTCGGTTGTTCCTCACCACCAGTCGAAAGCCGCAATCGGTCGTGCGCGGCATCGAGCGCTGCCGTGGGAGCTCGCCGAGAGTCGGCGAGGAGACCGTGAGCGTGCGGCGAGAGCGGCTCAGCGTCGGCGCAGGTCGTCGAGGCTGA
- a CDS encoding DegT/DnrJ/EryC1/StrS family aminotransferase → MLASGRYILGPEVEAFEREWAAYLRVGYAVGVANGTDALELALRAAGVGEGDYVVTAANTVTATVTAIERAGARVALADVEPDRFTLSADSVARLLDAHRGLRGRVRAIVPVHLYGMPADLPGLAFLAREIGAVVIEDCAQAHGARLHGREVGSWGTAAAFSFYPTKNLGAIGDGGAVVTGDERLAQRVRSLRQYGWSDRYVALQPGMNSRLDEMQAAILRVRLESLEKETRLRRANARRYLEVLAGIGDLALPCVPDGAESVWHQFVVRHTRRDALARHLAERGIGTGILYPLPIHAQPAYSERVLVPPDGLPVAERSCREVLCLPVHPFLKRGDVARVVTAIRAFER, encoded by the coding sequence GTGCTCGCGTCGGGTCGCTACATCCTCGGGCCCGAGGTCGAGGCGTTCGAACGGGAATGGGCCGCGTATCTGAGAGTCGGATACGCGGTGGGCGTGGCCAACGGGACCGATGCGCTGGAGTTGGCGTTGCGAGCCGCCGGTGTCGGCGAAGGGGACTACGTCGTCACCGCGGCCAACACCGTGACCGCGACCGTGACGGCGATCGAGCGCGCCGGTGCGCGGGTGGCGTTGGCCGACGTGGAGCCGGATCGGTTCACGCTGTCGGCCGATTCGGTGGCGCGGTTGCTCGATGCGCACCGCGGGCTGCGCGGTCGCGTGCGTGCGATCGTGCCGGTGCATCTCTACGGCATGCCGGCGGACTTGCCGGGGTTGGCGTTTCTCGCCCGCGAGATCGGTGCGGTCGTGATCGAGGATTGTGCGCAAGCGCACGGCGCACGTTTGCACGGCCGCGAGGTCGGCTCGTGGGGAACGGCGGCGGCCTTCAGTTTTTATCCGACCAAGAACCTCGGCGCGATCGGCGACGGTGGTGCGGTGGTGACGGGCGACGAGCGCTTGGCGCAACGCGTCCGCTCGTTGCGGCAGTACGGCTGGAGCGATCGCTACGTGGCGCTTCAGCCGGGCATGAACAGCAGGCTCGACGAAATGCAGGCGGCGATTCTGCGCGTGCGGCTCGAGTCGCTGGAGAAGGAGACGCGACTGCGCCGCGCGAACGCGCGGCGCTACTTGGAGGTACTCGCGGGGATCGGGGATCTCGCATTGCCGTGCGTACCCGACGGGGCCGAATCCGTCTGGCATCAATTCGTCGTGCGCCACACTCGTCGGGATGCGCTGGCCCGGCATTTGGCGGAGCGAGGAATCGGTACGGGTATTCTCTATCCTTTGCCGATCCATGCACAACCGGCCTACAGCGAGCGCGTGCTCGTGCCGCCGGACGGCTTGCCGGTGGCGGAGCGGAGTTGCCGCGAGGTGTTGTGCCTGCCGGTGCATCCGTTTCTGAAACGCGGCGACGTCGCGCGAGTCGTGACGGCGATACGCGCGTTCGAGCGCTGA
- a CDS encoding pyridoxal phosphate-dependent aminotransferase family protein → MLPDFQRMKLPFTARARKLLLDRCSSDTATKLRRRYEVWYHTFEEQSGSRVRVRGREYVMLSSNDYLGLSTHPKVVEAGQKALARWGSSTTGARLANGSRGYHTELEDALAAFLGKEACHVSNAGYISCMSSIAAFAQRGDVVLVDKNIHSCVWDGIRLSGATVERFAHNSPAHLREVLEQLDSSTAKLLVIEGVYSMEGHVAPLPEFTALANEFGCMLVMDDAHGLGVLGRQGRGTADHFGLVDQVDLICGSLSKALSSTGGFVAASHDVVEYLRTHSRQTIFSAAITPAQAACARASLEVMQTEPEHLERLWANTRRYRAMVEALGLDTWSSDTPAVPIVLGSKERAYDFWRRLMDKGVFSVMSIAPGVPVGKDLVRTAVSARHTEEDFAIIERALAYAARKS, encoded by the coding sequence ATGCTGCCCGACTTTCAACGCATGAAACTCCCGTTCACCGCTCGCGCGCGAAAGCTCCTGCTCGACCGCTGCAGCTCGGACACCGCCACCAAACTCCGCCGACGCTACGAGGTCTGGTACCACACCTTCGAGGAGCAAAGCGGCTCACGCGTGCGCGTGCGGGGACGCGAGTACGTCATGCTCTCCAGCAACGACTACCTCGGTCTCTCCACCCACCCCAAGGTCGTCGAAGCCGGGCAGAAGGCGCTCGCCCGCTGGGGCTCGAGCACCACAGGCGCGCGGCTCGCCAACGGCTCGCGCGGGTACCATACGGAACTCGAAGACGCCCTCGCCGCCTTTCTCGGCAAGGAGGCCTGCCACGTCTCCAACGCCGGCTACATCTCCTGCATGTCGAGCATCGCCGCCTTCGCCCAACGCGGTGACGTGGTCCTCGTCGACAAGAACATCCACTCCTGCGTCTGGGACGGCATCCGGCTCTCCGGCGCGACGGTCGAACGCTTCGCCCACAATTCCCCCGCTCACCTCCGCGAAGTCCTCGAGCAACTCGACTCCTCCACCGCCAAACTCCTCGTGATCGAAGGAGTCTATTCGATGGAGGGACACGTCGCGCCTCTGCCCGAGTTCACCGCACTCGCCAACGAGTTCGGTTGCATGCTCGTCATGGACGACGCGCACGGTCTCGGTGTCCTCGGGCGCCAAGGCCGAGGCACCGCCGACCACTTCGGCCTCGTCGATCAGGTCGATCTGATTTGCGGCAGCCTCTCCAAGGCGCTCTCCAGCACGGGTGGATTCGTCGCCGCCTCGCACGACGTCGTGGAATACCTCCGCACGCATTCCCGCCAGACGATCTTCAGCGCTGCGATCACTCCCGCGCAGGCCGCTTGTGCTCGTGCTTCTCTGGAAGTGATGCAAACCGAACCGGAACACCTCGAGCGCCTTTGGGCCAACACGCGTCGCTACCGTGCGATGGTGGAAGCCCTCGGCCTCGACACTTGGTCGAGCGACACCCCGGCCGTCCCGATCGTGCTCGGCTCCAAAGAACGCGCCTACGACTTCTGGCGCCGCCTCATGGACAAGGGCGTCTTCTCCGTCATGTCGATCGCTCCCGGAGTCCCCGTCGGCAAAGACCTCGTCCGCACCGCCGTCTCCGCCCGTCACACCGAAGAAGACTTCGCCATCATCGAGCGCGCCCTCGCCTACGCCGCACGCAAGAGCTGA
- a CDS encoding glycosyltransferase, whose protein sequence is MSPLRILVLTSSTGGGHDARASAFARWVKRLYGWSVDVRVESMLEDSSPIARFGVNFYNFIQKRAPWMHHPYYLLIELFGTFNRRGVALGRRYYRQVVENFQPHLVFSVHDCLNRGYFQDARSILGASHVRCATYCSEFSGGYGYSQNWIDPSVDLYLSRTRTAADYAVKLGLAPERIRVRGHLMDPRVYEETLQTPQDRLRFREDALGLRRDRFTVFLATGGAGANNHLALLPVLQEFSATHQAIVVCGRNHKAFLRVNEWRKRHPELPCHLEGYCDRMHLLIQASDTIVTRGGTTTCAKALHYGCPILINGMGGIMPQERLTAKFFLQDGATVTISGPDDLRDILRRWHRNPDAYREQKHRFDRLRYDEEPTAAVRELIDLAREAATGLPDERVEHVI, encoded by the coding sequence ATGAGCCCGCTCCGGATTTTGGTCCTCACCTCGAGCACTGGTGGCGGGCACGACGCCCGTGCGAGTGCGTTTGCGCGTTGGGTCAAGCGGCTCTACGGGTGGTCGGTCGACGTCCGAGTCGAGAGCATGTTGGAGGACTCTTCGCCGATTGCGCGTTTTGGAGTCAACTTCTACAACTTCATCCAGAAGCGGGCACCATGGATGCACCATCCGTATTACCTGCTCATCGAGTTGTTCGGCACGTTCAACCGTCGCGGCGTCGCGCTCGGGCGGCGATACTACCGACAAGTCGTGGAGAACTTTCAGCCGCACCTCGTCTTCAGCGTCCACGACTGCCTCAACCGCGGGTACTTCCAAGACGCACGCTCGATCCTCGGAGCGAGCCACGTGCGTTGCGCGACGTACTGCAGCGAGTTCTCCGGGGGGTACGGTTACAGCCAGAATTGGATCGATCCTTCGGTCGATCTCTACCTTTCGCGCACGAGGACTGCGGCCGACTACGCGGTGAAACTCGGTCTCGCGCCCGAGCGCATCCGTGTGCGTGGGCACTTGATGGATCCGCGCGTCTACGAAGAGACGCTGCAGACGCCGCAGGATCGCCTGCGCTTTCGCGAGGATGCTCTGGGGTTGCGGCGCGATCGCTTCACCGTGTTTCTCGCGACGGGCGGAGCAGGGGCGAACAACCACCTCGCGTTGCTCCCGGTCTTGCAGGAGTTTTCGGCCACGCACCAAGCGATCGTCGTGTGCGGGCGCAACCACAAGGCGTTCCTCCGCGTGAACGAGTGGCGCAAGCGGCATCCGGAGCTTCCTTGTCATCTGGAAGGCTACTGCGACCGCATGCATCTACTCATCCAAGCGAGCGACACGATCGTCACGCGGGGAGGGACGACGACGTGCGCGAAAGCGCTGCATTACGGTTGCCCGATCCTGATCAACGGCATGGGCGGCATCATGCCGCAGGAGCGATTGACGGCCAAGTTCTTCCTTCAGGACGGTGCAACCGTCACCATCTCCGGTCCCGACGACCTCCGCGACATCCTTCGCCGCTGGCATCGCAACCCGGATGCCTATCGCGAGCAGAAGCATCGCTTCGATCGACTGCGTTACGACGAAGAGCCGACGGCGGCGGTACGGGAGCTGATCGATCTCGCGCGGGAAGCGGCTACAGGACTGCCGGACGAACGCGTCGAGCACGTGATTTGA
- a CDS encoding NUDIX domain-containing protein has protein sequence MNEEWFDVVDDQDRVIGRELRAEVHRRGLLHRAVHVLVFDRKGRVFLQKRSMRKDTWPGAWDSSASGHVDSGEAYDACAVRELREELGWTPSRAPERILRIEACAETGQEFVWVYRCAGEGPFVLHPEEIERGEWFTPAAIDAAITERPDTFALSFRHLWGIVRVAER, from the coding sequence GTGAACGAAGAATGGTTCGACGTCGTGGACGACCAAGATCGGGTGATCGGCCGGGAGTTGCGGGCTGAAGTGCACCGCCGTGGGCTTTTGCACCGAGCGGTGCACGTGCTCGTCTTCGATCGGAAAGGAAGGGTTTTTCTGCAGAAGCGTTCGATGCGGAAGGACACTTGGCCGGGCGCATGGGATTCCTCGGCTTCGGGACACGTGGACAGCGGCGAAGCATACGATGCGTGCGCCGTTCGCGAGTTGCGCGAAGAACTCGGCTGGACGCCGTCGCGCGCTCCGGAGCGGATCCTACGCATCGAAGCATGCGCGGAAACAGGGCAGGAGTTCGTGTGGGTGTATCGTTGCGCGGGCGAGGGGCCGTTCGTGCTGCATCCGGAGGAGATCGAACGCGGAGAGTGGTTCACTCCTGCGGCGATCGACGCAGCGATCACGGAGCGCCCCGACACGTTTGCGCTGAGTTTCCGTCACTTGTGGGGGATCGTGCGCGTAGCCGAAAGGTGA
- a CDS encoding NAD-dependent epimerase/dehydratase family protein: protein MKNKSSVFAPFEGRRVLVTGGLGFIGSNLAHALVRTGAHVTLVDSLIPQYGGNLANIRGIERRLRVNISDVRDVYGLPALVAGQDFLFNLAGQTSHLDSMQDPVADLEINCAAQLSILECCRKHNPGVRIVFAGTRQIYGRPDFLPVTEDHPIRPVDVNGINKAAGETYHLLYQRVHGLRTSVLRLTNTIGPRMRIRDARQTFVGIWIRRLLEGQAIEVWGGDQRRDFTYVDDAVEALALAATRPEAEGEVFNLGGREVITLRDLAALAIEVNGGGSSVVRAFPPERQAIDIGDFYSDFSKITCMLGWRPRTTLRTAMARTLAYHRKTLASYV, encoded by the coding sequence GTGAAGAACAAGTCCTCCGTGTTCGCTCCCTTCGAAGGCCGCCGCGTGCTCGTCACCGGTGGGCTCGGTTTCATCGGTTCGAACCTCGCACACGCCTTGGTCCGGACGGGCGCGCACGTCACGCTCGTGGACAGTCTCATCCCGCAGTACGGCGGCAATCTCGCCAACATCCGCGGGATCGAGCGGAGGTTGCGGGTCAACATCTCCGACGTGCGCGACGTGTACGGGTTGCCGGCGCTCGTGGCGGGGCAGGATTTCCTCTTCAATCTCGCCGGGCAGACGAGCCATCTGGACTCGATGCAGGATCCGGTCGCGGATCTGGAGATCAACTGCGCGGCGCAACTCTCGATCCTGGAGTGTTGTCGCAAACACAACCCGGGCGTGCGTATCGTGTTTGCGGGTACGCGGCAGATTTACGGTCGGCCGGATTTCCTGCCTGTGACCGAGGACCACCCCATCCGACCGGTCGACGTGAACGGAATCAACAAGGCCGCGGGCGAGACGTACCATTTGCTCTACCAGCGCGTCCACGGCCTGCGCACGAGCGTGTTGCGGCTGACGAACACGATCGGTCCGCGCATGCGCATTCGCGACGCCCGGCAGACCTTCGTCGGCATCTGGATACGCCGTTTGCTCGAGGGGCAAGCGATCGAGGTGTGGGGCGGCGACCAGCGGCGCGACTTCACCTACGTGGACGATGCGGTCGAAGCACTCGCGCTCGCGGCGACGCGTCCGGAGGCCGAGGGCGAGGTCTTCAATCTCGGAGGCCGCGAGGTGATCACGTTGCGGGACCTCGCCGCACTGGCGATCGAGGTGAACGGCGGCGGCTCCAGCGTGGTGCGAGCATTTCCTCCCGAGCGCCAGGCGATCGACATCGGCGACTTCTACTCCGACTTCTCCAAGATCACGTGCATGCTCGGATGGAGACCGCGCACGACGTTGAGGACCGCCATGGCCAGGACGCTGGCGTATCATCGCAAGACTCTCGCTTCTTATGTCTGA